One stretch of Fictibacillus sp. b24 DNA includes these proteins:
- a CDS encoding DUF3899 domain-containing protein: MNLLFKRILMISAFPVFIAIGVALISPGPFTLEKYINTLFYFSLTIALIGIALYVVKGGFFDFFTYSFKRVSKVLSRAPEIDEQISFKTNFQLSERVNVSYMQAFLYSGLMLTFISISVAYLL; this comes from the coding sequence ATGAACTTACTTTTTAAAAGGATTCTGATGATATCAGCATTCCCTGTCTTTATAGCAATTGGGGTGGCATTAATCTCCCCCGGACCTTTTACCCTTGAAAAATACATAAATACGCTTTTTTATTTTTCGCTTACGATCGCACTTATTGGAATAGCATTATATGTAGTGAAAGGTGGTTTTTTTGATTTCTTTACCTATAGCTTTAAAAGAGTTTCTAAAGTTCTTTCTAGAGCCCCGGAAATTGATGAACAGATTTCATTTAAAACTAATTTTCAATTGTCAGAACGTGTAAATGTATCATATATGCAGGCCTTCTTATACAGTGGTCTTATGTTGACTTTTATTTCAATTTCCGTTGCATATCTCTTATAA
- the trpS gene encoding tryptophan--tRNA ligase produces the protein MSVIFSGIQPSGNLTIGNYIGAMRHFVELQHEHECYFCVVNQHAITVAQDPAALKKNSRNLAALYLAAGIDPDKSTIFIQSDVPAHTKMGWMLQCVTYIGELERMTQFKDKSTGKEAVSAGLLTYPPLMAADILLYNTGIVPVGDDQKQHLELTRDIAERFNKKYREIFVIPEPKIASEGARIMSLVDPEKKMSKSDPNQNSFISMLDDESVILKKIKRATTDSDGVVAYDKEKKPGISNLLTIYSQLTGESISSLVEKYEGKGYGDFKQGVAEAIINTLKPIQDRYKEYVESSELDDILDKGAEKANFVANKTLNKAERAMGLARKRL, from the coding sequence ATGTCTGTAATTTTCTCAGGCATACAGCCGAGTGGAAATTTAACGATTGGCAACTACATTGGGGCTATGCGACACTTTGTTGAGCTTCAACATGAACACGAATGCTACTTCTGCGTAGTAAATCAGCACGCGATTACAGTAGCACAAGACCCAGCTGCATTAAAAAAGAACAGCAGGAATTTAGCTGCACTTTACTTAGCAGCTGGAATTGATCCTGATAAGTCTACAATCTTCATCCAATCAGATGTTCCAGCGCACACGAAGATGGGATGGATGCTACAGTGTGTAACGTACATCGGAGAATTAGAGCGTATGACACAATTTAAGGATAAATCTACAGGTAAAGAAGCTGTTTCAGCAGGTTTGTTAACATATCCCCCACTGATGGCAGCAGATATTCTTCTGTATAACACAGGAATCGTGCCTGTTGGAGATGATCAGAAGCAGCATCTTGAACTTACACGTGATATTGCAGAACGCTTTAATAAAAAGTATCGCGAAATTTTTGTAATTCCAGAACCGAAAATCGCTTCTGAAGGGGCTAGAATCATGTCCCTTGTAGATCCAGAGAAAAAGATGAGTAAATCAGATCCTAACCAAAATTCATTTATCTCAATGCTCGATGATGAGTCTGTCATTCTAAAGAAAATTAAGCGTGCTACAACGGATTCAGATGGTGTAGTGGCTTATGATAAAGAGAAAAAACCAGGAATCTCTAACTTACTGACGATTTACTCTCAACTGACTGGAGAAAGCATCTCTTCTCTTGTTGAAAAATACGAAGGTAAAGGTTATGGAGACTTTAAACAAGGTGTAGCAGAGGCAATTATCAATACACTTAAACCAATTCAAGATCGCTATAAAGAATACGTTGAGTCTTCTGAGTTAGATGACATTCTTGACAAAGGTGCTGAAAAAGCAAATTTTGTAGCGAATAAAACGTTAAATAAAGCGGAACGAGCGATGGGATTAGCTCGTAAACGCCTGTAA
- a CDS encoding YjbA family protein gives MLYLRDVWVNWFEGEENGYNVCEFHEWRKDDYIELLDQVPIIKIESTLFHYIENDLNDLPDALLEEVHQKAYVRKNNQRVQLEHCFIITDEKKSLIVDTMGYRIPIRKSRLIPRQEQLVFEMAEQTETTVYTFSEKQMSKEYHILSPNPDSMRGLTRKERQLKQLLFMTLDQLHSTKNVAEMRYWCTEWMPEQYGRIQRMDFDEAWDALYCELKSGWSKKHMDMCERLVKGQPYFEKIWELENGTQVN, from the coding sequence ATGTTATACTTACGTGATGTTTGGGTCAACTGGTTTGAAGGAGAAGAGAATGGCTATAACGTTTGTGAGTTCCATGAATGGCGAAAAGACGACTACATCGAGTTGTTGGACCAAGTACCCATTATTAAAATAGAATCCACACTCTTTCATTACATTGAGAATGACTTAAATGACCTTCCAGATGCACTGCTTGAAGAAGTACATCAGAAAGCTTATGTCAGAAAGAACAACCAGCGCGTACAGCTAGAACACTGCTTTATTATTACGGATGAAAAGAAATCTCTCATCGTTGATACAATGGGTTATAGAATACCAATCCGTAAGAGCAGACTCATCCCGCGGCAAGAACAACTCGTATTCGAAATGGCAGAACAGACAGAAACTACAGTATATACTTTTAGTGAAAAGCAGATGAGCAAGGAATATCACATTCTATCTCCAAATCCAGACAGTATGAGAGGGTTAACTCGTAAAGAAAGACAGTTAAAGCAACTCCTCTTCATGACGCTAGATCAACTGCATTCGACAAAGAATGTAGCTGAGATGAGATATTGGTGCACAGAGTGGATGCCAGAGCAATACGGAAGAATTCAGAGAATGGATTTTGATGAAGCATGGGACGCACTTTATTGTGAATTGAAAAGCGGTTGGTCCAAGAAGCATATGGATATGTGTGAACGGTTAGTAAAAGGACAACCTTATTTCGAAAAGATATGGGAACTTGAAAACGGAACTCAAGTGAATTAG
- the fabF gene encoding beta-ketoacyl-ACP synthase II, whose translation MKKRVVVTGMGAVTPLGNSVEETWKKIVEGQSGVGPLTRRDSEKFPVKVAAEATEFNPEDFMDKRDARRMDRFTQFAVAASIMAVKDANLDITEEIAPRVGVWIGSGIGGMDTHEEQFRIFEAKGVRRVSPFFVPMMIPDMASGQVSITIGAKGMNSCTVTACASGANSIGDAFKVIQRGDADVMVTGGTEAPITDMALAGFCQAGALSTNPDPNTASRPFDKNRSGFIIGEGAGILVLEEYEFAKKRGAKIYAEIVGYGATGDAHHITQPAPGGEGGARAMRQAVEDSGLTPEDISYINAHGTSTDFNDKFETAAIKAVFNEHAYNIPVSSTKSMTGHLLGAAGGIEAIFSVKAIQENILPPTINYETPDEECDLDYVPNTARTADVKAVLSNSLGFGGHNASLVFKKIEE comes from the coding sequence ATGAAAAAAAGAGTAGTCGTAACAGGCATGGGAGCCGTAACTCCTCTTGGAAACAGTGTAGAAGAAACATGGAAAAAGATTGTTGAAGGTCAAAGCGGGGTAGGTCCGCTTACAAGAAGAGACTCTGAAAAGTTTCCTGTAAAAGTTGCCGCAGAAGCAACAGAATTTAACCCGGAAGATTTTATGGATAAAAGAGACGCACGCCGAATGGACCGCTTCACACAATTTGCTGTTGCTGCGTCTATCATGGCTGTTAAAGATGCAAATTTAGATATCACTGAAGAAATCGCTCCGCGCGTAGGTGTGTGGATTGGTTCTGGTATTGGTGGAATGGATACACATGAAGAGCAGTTTCGTATTTTTGAAGCAAAAGGGGTTAGACGTGTAAGTCCATTCTTCGTACCGATGATGATTCCAGACATGGCTTCAGGCCAAGTTTCAATTACAATTGGTGCAAAAGGAATGAACTCATGTACGGTAACAGCTTGTGCTTCTGGAGCAAACTCGATTGGTGATGCATTCAAAGTTATTCAGCGTGGTGATGCTGATGTTATGGTGACTGGTGGAACAGAAGCGCCTATAACAGATATGGCTTTAGCTGGTTTCTGCCAAGCAGGTGCATTATCTACTAATCCAGATCCTAATACAGCAAGCCGTCCTTTTGATAAAAACAGAAGCGGTTTTATCATTGGGGAAGGTGCTGGAATTCTTGTTCTTGAAGAATATGAATTTGCTAAAAAACGCGGAGCTAAAATCTACGCGGAAATCGTAGGTTATGGTGCGACAGGTGATGCTCACCATATTACACAGCCGGCTCCTGGTGGAGAAGGCGGTGCTCGTGCGATGAGACAGGCAGTTGAAGACAGCGGCCTGACACCTGAAGACATTTCTTATATTAACGCACACGGTACAAGCACTGATTTTAACGATAAATTCGAAACAGCAGCAATTAAAGCTGTGTTTAATGAGCATGCTTACAATATTCCTGTTAGTTCGACAAAGTCAATGACAGGACATTTACTAGGTGCAGCTGGTGGAATTGAAGCCATTTTCTCTGTTAAAGCCATTCAAGAGAATATTCTGCCGCCAACGATTAACTATGAAACACCTGATGAAGAGTGTGATCTCGACTATGTTCCTAATACAGCTAGAACTGCCGACGTGAAAGCCGTACTGAGCAATTCGCTTGGATTTGGCGGGCACAATGCGTCTCTTGTATTTAAGAAAATAGAAGAATAA
- a CDS encoding beta-ketoacyl-ACP synthase III gives MNAGIIGMGSYIPEKILANSDLEKMVDTNDEWIRTRTGIVERRIAEESMTTSHMARFAAEDALKDAGIAAEEIDLIVVATVTPDNPFPSVACQLQDYLGAKNAVGMDVSAACAGFIYGLVVAKQFIETGTYKNVLVVGSEKLSKITDWKDRNTAVLFGDGAGAAVLSKVSEGRGILSFELGSDGTGAKHLYQNEFIHMNGREVFKFAVRQMGESSLNVVHKAGLSKEDVDFLIPHQANIRIMEASRERLELPKEKMVMTIDRFGNTSSASIPMALKEALKDGRIKEDHTIVLVGFGGGLTWGAVALRWGR, from the coding sequence ATGAATGCAGGAATCATTGGGATGGGCAGCTATATCCCGGAAAAAATTCTAGCGAACTCCGACCTGGAAAAAATGGTAGATACAAACGACGAGTGGATTCGGACTCGAACAGGAATCGTAGAACGTAGAATTGCAGAAGAATCAATGACAACATCTCATATGGCTCGATTTGCAGCAGAAGATGCACTGAAAGATGCAGGTATTGCAGCAGAAGAGATCGATCTTATCGTAGTAGCTACAGTTACACCAGATAATCCTTTTCCTTCAGTTGCTTGCCAGCTCCAAGATTATTTAGGTGCCAAAAACGCTGTAGGAATGGATGTCAGCGCAGCTTGTGCTGGGTTTATTTACGGTTTGGTCGTAGCAAAGCAATTTATTGAAACGGGCACATACAAAAATGTTCTAGTCGTAGGATCTGAAAAGCTATCAAAGATTACAGATTGGAAAGATCGAAATACAGCTGTACTTTTTGGAGATGGAGCAGGTGCTGCGGTCCTATCTAAGGTGAGTGAAGGAAGAGGTATTCTTTCATTTGAGCTTGGATCTGACGGAACAGGTGCAAAACATCTTTATCAAAATGAATTTATCCATATGAACGGACGCGAAGTTTTTAAATTTGCAGTGCGGCAAATGGGTGAGTCATCACTGAATGTAGTTCATAAAGCAGGACTTTCTAAAGAAGACGTTGACTTTTTAATACCACATCAAGCTAATATTAGAATTATGGAAGCATCAAGAGAAAGATTAGAACTACCGAAAGAAAAAATGGTCATGACGATCGATCGCTTTGGCAATACGTCATCAGCATCCATTCCGATGGCATTAAAAGAAGCACTAAAAGATGGTAGAATAAAAGAAGATCATACAATCGTACTTGTTGGATTCGGTGGCGGACTAACTTGGGGAGCCGTTGCGCTTCGCTGGGGAAGATAA
- a CDS encoding YppG family protein: MHNPQARQQPMYPPQFPGRFPMGHNQHQHMQQGFPPPQHFGGPGFRGMPVPFHQPMPRPFLHSFRTQEGSLDYNKIFAVIDQSVKVAQQISPIFSAFKKK, from the coding sequence ATGCATAATCCTCAAGCTAGACAGCAGCCAATGTATCCTCCGCAGTTTCCTGGACGTTTCCCTATGGGCCATAATCAGCATCAGCATATGCAACAAGGTTTCCCACCTCCACAACATTTTGGTGGCCCTGGATTCAGAGGCATGCCTGTACCTTTTCACCAACCAATGCCTCGCCCATTTTTACATTCTTTCAGAACGCAGGAAGGCTCACTGGATTATAATAAAATTTTCGCCGTTATCGATCAATCCGTTAAAGTCGCACAACAGATCTCACCTATCTTCTCTGCGTTTAAAAAGAAGTAA
- a CDS encoding ComZ family protein — MDTERNMKFMQIAMSHLPEAQAFLEKKGIELGMEDVQPMLQLLMNVMNDAYELGKEENK; from the coding sequence ATGGATACAGAACGCAACATGAAATTTATGCAGATCGCTATGAGTCATCTGCCTGAAGCACAAGCTTTTCTTGAGAAAAAAGGAATTGAGCTAGGTATGGAAGATGTTCAGCCGATGCTTCAGCTTTTGATGAATGTGATGAACGACGCTTACGAACTTGGTAAAGAAGAGAATAAGTAA
- a CDS encoding NAD-dependent epimerase/dehydratase family protein produces MKKAFVTGAAGFIGYHLCSRLLDEEVDVVGIDMAASPDRIDYIARHAGFQYLPMDINEADLQPHTIGCDVIFHLACSVKPTAPWANIEDEVQRHVSVLKKVASFANSQTKLVYVSSYDVYGKRQGDVLETSPKNPETLFGLIKLTEENMVKQLAEQYDFPFVIMRLPTVYGPGQPEHHTYQQVISIEDEDQERSESISKDSITEDVLFVDDAAEALYLAGKSPAKNEIYNISSGNPNQWLEGLTELKADKLSFKEKRKMRIKGEKAEAELGFRAKTKIKEGIMKQIMHFRNKNKKSKPNSKEI; encoded by the coding sequence ATGAAAAAGGCATTTGTAACAGGAGCGGCAGGTTTTATCGGTTATCATTTGTGCAGCCGTTTATTGGATGAAGAAGTTGATGTAGTCGGTATAGATATGGCAGCTTCTCCAGACCGGATAGACTATATTGCACGTCACGCTGGATTTCAATACCTTCCTATGGATATTAATGAAGCCGACCTTCAGCCTCACACTATCGGATGTGATGTAATCTTTCACCTGGCTTGTTCTGTCAAACCTACTGCACCGTGGGCAAATATAGAGGATGAAGTACAAAGGCATGTTTCTGTATTGAAAAAAGTGGCTTCATTTGCGAATAGTCAAACAAAACTTGTATACGTTTCCTCGTATGATGTATATGGCAAAAGACAAGGCGATGTTCTTGAAACTTCCCCCAAAAATCCAGAAACCTTGTTTGGACTTATCAAACTAACAGAAGAAAATATGGTGAAACAGTTAGCCGAACAGTACGATTTTCCGTTTGTAATAATGCGGTTACCAACAGTATATGGACCAGGGCAGCCAGAGCATCATACGTACCAGCAAGTGATATCGATAGAAGATGAGGATCAGGAAAGAAGTGAGTCCATTTCAAAAGATTCAATTACAGAAGACGTGTTATTCGTTGACGATGCAGCTGAAGCGCTTTATTTAGCCGGAAAGTCCCCAGCAAAAAACGAAATCTATAATATTTCAAGCGGAAACCCAAACCAGTGGTTGGAAGGCTTGACCGAATTAAAAGCAGATAAATTATCATTTAAAGAAAAAAGAAAGATGAGGATAAAAGGAGAAAAAGCTGAAGCGGAACTTGGATTTCGAGCAAAGACGAAAATAAAAGAAGGCATCATGAAGCAGATCATGCATTTTAGAAACAAAAACAAAAAATCAAAGCCAAATTCAAAAGAAATTTAG
- a CDS encoding alpha/beta hydrolase: MSIDKRTFQIDNQWNIIHLPEQPNGFAVMIIGDCSHYVDEYTSLWKQNTERANLIQSLKNQGYTIFYSNLYGRHWGSPASVILAKRLYHYVMKHEILNPNIHLIAEGMGSLVALRLMEDMENQIRSALFINPCIDLKHHFNHERQNRLFFKRLIREISSAYQTQVDDVELLIESLPSIKDLNAKTPVQIWHAARGVVFNFKDHSRSYEKRRLDIHAPITLSIHVPETTFNPARAFQAFFKNHEKVL, encoded by the coding sequence GTGAGTATCGATAAACGCACTTTCCAAATTGATAATCAATGGAATATCATACATCTACCAGAGCAGCCGAATGGTTTTGCAGTTATGATCATCGGCGATTGCAGCCATTATGTTGATGAATATACAAGTCTTTGGAAACAAAACACTGAACGCGCTAACCTCATACAATCCCTCAAAAATCAAGGATACACCATATTTTATTCTAACTTATATGGAAGACATTGGGGCAGTCCAGCATCAGTAATACTTGCAAAGAGACTATACCATTATGTAATGAAACATGAAATCTTAAATCCCAATATACATTTGATCGCGGAGGGCATGGGTTCGCTCGTTGCACTGCGACTTATGGAGGACATGGAAAATCAAATTCGTTCCGCCCTTTTTATTAATCCTTGTATAGATTTAAAGCATCATTTTAACCATGAAAGACAAAATCGTTTATTCTTTAAAAGGCTGATAAGAGAAATTAGTTCCGCTTATCAAACACAAGTAGATGATGTAGAGCTTCTTATTGAAAGTCTTCCTTCCATAAAAGATCTTAATGCAAAAACTCCTGTTCAGATATGGCATGCCGCAAGAGGTGTAGTTTTTAATTTCAAAGATCACAGCAGGTCATACGAAAAGAGAAGACTGGATATTCATGCCCCGATTACCCTTTCCATTCATGTACCTGAAACGACATTCAATCCAGCCAGGGCATTTCAAGCTTTTTTTAAAAATCATGAAAAAGTGTTATGA
- a CDS encoding YjzD family protein — protein MRYIWTLIWSLLLSNMIFYVLVSMQGGTFDFVKACIFGVVFTVVISVLGELLPAKSEEI, from the coding sequence ATGCGTTATATTTGGACGTTAATTTGGTCTTTATTATTAAGTAATATGATTTTTTATGTGCTTGTTTCAATGCAAGGCGGAACATTCGATTTTGTAAAAGCTTGTATTTTCGGAGTAGTATTTACAGTCGTTATTTCTGTTTTAGGTGAATTGCTGCCAGCAAAAAGCGAAGAGATATAA
- a CDS encoding YjzC family protein, which produces MGQNKHFKHGQKAPNNGMYVEIGETGSMVNDPQQIHLSAGDRFPETTNHNRVWSYKRKP; this is translated from the coding sequence ATGGGGCAGAACAAACATTTTAAACATGGTCAAAAAGCACCGAATAATGGGATGTATGTTGAGATCGGTGAGACAGGAAGCATGGTAAATGATCCACAGCAGATTCATTTATCAGCAGGTGACCGTTTTCCTGAAACAACAAACCATAATCGCGTGTGGTCATATAAAAGAAAGCCATAA
- a CDS encoding HNH endonuclease: MEKGTCELCRREPVELTVHHLIPKEEGGRFSETANLCIPCHKQIHFLYTNAELALLYATIESLRNAPDFKKFLKWLRKQPASALPRMKKSNRLKRRR; the protein is encoded by the coding sequence GTGGAGAAAGGTACATGTGAGCTTTGCAGAAGAGAACCCGTCGAATTAACGGTTCATCATTTGATTCCAAAAGAAGAAGGCGGTCGATTTTCGGAAACCGCTAATCTTTGTATTCCTTGTCATAAACAGATTCACTTTCTATATACAAATGCTGAACTTGCATTACTTTACGCTACTATTGAATCTCTAAGAAATGCTCCTGATTTTAAAAAATTTCTTAAATGGTTAAGAAAGCAGCCTGCCTCTGCTTTACCACGTATGAAAAAATCAAATCGACTAAAGAGAAGGAGATGA
- the moaD gene encoding molybdopterin converting factor subunit 1, with protein sequence MVHILLFASLAQQAETEKVSIDVDSTRSVEEIRSLLQNKVGQLNGIEHALVAVNEEYVELTDQVKDGDTVAFIPPVSGG encoded by the coding sequence ATGGTACACATTTTATTGTTTGCAAGTTTAGCACAGCAAGCGGAAACAGAAAAAGTATCAATTGATGTGGACTCAACCCGATCAGTAGAGGAAATCAGAAGTCTGCTGCAAAATAAGGTGGGACAGCTTAACGGGATTGAACATGCACTCGTTGCAGTGAATGAAGAATATGTAGAGCTTACTGATCAAGTTAAAGATGGTGATACAGTCGCTTTCATTCCGCCTGTTAGTGGTGGTTGA
- a CDS encoding molybdenum cofactor biosynthesis protein MoaE, whose amino-acid sequence MKRFNISKEPINNQDVIDQVVHHNAGAISVFIGTVREMTGDKQTKFLHYEAYVPMAEKQLQKIGDEIQEKWPNAIIAITHRIGTLQISDVAVTIAVSTPHRQDAFEASRYAIERIKEIVPIWKKEHYTDGEEWVGNQKGTESYPAGHPEGVEK is encoded by the coding sequence ATGAAACGGTTTAACATTTCTAAAGAGCCTATTAATAATCAAGACGTTATTGATCAAGTGGTCCATCATAATGCAGGAGCAATTTCTGTATTTATTGGAACGGTTAGAGAGATGACAGGGGATAAACAAACTAAATTTCTTCATTATGAAGCGTATGTACCAATGGCTGAAAAACAGCTCCAAAAAATTGGAGACGAGATTCAAGAGAAATGGCCGAATGCTATAATTGCTATTACTCATCGAATCGGAACACTTCAAATTTCTGATGTTGCTGTCACAATCGCTGTATCAACTCCTCACCGTCAAGATGCTTTTGAGGCAAGCCGTTACGCGATTGAGCGTATTAAAGAAATTGTTCCGATCTGGAAAAAAGAACATTATACAGATGGAGAAGAGTGGGTTGGCAATCAAAAGGGAACAGAAAGCTATCCTGCTGGTCATCCAGAAGGAGTGGAGAAATAA
- the mobB gene encoding molybdopterin-guanine dinucleotide biosynthesis protein B, with protein sequence MALEPPVILQVVGYQNSGKTTLITKLIKRLEKHRLQTGVIKHHGHGDTLELNDFGKDTERHRNAGAYITSVTSAKNSILSLNSELSIDQVIAIYTVLKMDCILIEGYKKFQYPRVVLFRDNKGEEDLLSQSEHVIARIHGNQIEQSTDNTHFYWAEEEKWLDYLSSYILKCHKERKGS encoded by the coding sequence ATGGCCTTGGAACCACCCGTTATTCTCCAAGTCGTCGGTTACCAAAACAGCGGAAAAACAACTTTAATCACAAAATTGATCAAAAGATTAGAAAAGCACCGTTTACAAACGGGGGTTATAAAACATCACGGACACGGTGACACCCTGGAACTTAACGATTTTGGCAAAGACACTGAACGGCATCGCAATGCAGGGGCGTATATAACTAGTGTTACCTCAGCAAAAAATTCAATTTTGTCTTTAAATTCAGAGTTATCAATTGATCAAGTAATCGCCATTTACACGGTATTAAAAATGGATTGCATTTTAATCGAGGGATACAAAAAATTTCAATACCCAAGAGTAGTGCTATTTCGTGACAATAAAGGTGAAGAAGACCTTTTAAGTCAGTCAGAACATGTTATAGCACGAATACATGGTAATCAAATTGAACAAAGCACAGATAACACTCATTTTTATTGGGCAGAGGAAGAAAAGTGGTTGGATTATCTATCGAGTTATATCCTGAAGTGCCATAAGGAGAGAAAAGGATCATGA
- a CDS encoding molybdopterin molybdotransferase MoeA: MPVTKRTPLPVADAVHKIMAHSRLWGTEKVPLIESDDRIVAENLIATHDVPPFNRSPYDGFAIFSADTKVASQTNPVTLKVVETIGAGHVAANSVRSGTAIRIMTGAKIPEGADAVIMLELVKEMTNQETSYIEIKRSVKKDGNISFQGEDTKQGKLLVKAGTKITPGIVAILATFGYHLVPVYKRPVVGILSTGTELLDVHEELQPGKIRNSNAYMTAAQVRAMGAEVKLYQHREDDFDSLYQSIKECLKETDILITTGGVSVGDYDYLPAIYEKLGAEVLFNKIAMRPGSVTTVAVHEGNWLFGLSGNPSACFVGAELFVRPVILSGMKMHKPHCAVTKATLASDFPKPNPFTRFVRATLTEEYDRKIVTPAGLDKSSSVSSLIEANCLIILPGGTRGWEKGSEVAVLTWRGEGSAWPWNHPLFSKSSVTKTAEKQL, from the coding sequence TTGCCTGTTACAAAAAGAACACCACTTCCCGTAGCTGACGCTGTACATAAAATAATGGCTCATTCAAGATTATGGGGTACAGAGAAAGTACCTCTTATTGAGAGTGATGATCGAATAGTAGCGGAGAACTTAATAGCAACACATGACGTTCCTCCTTTTAACCGTTCCCCTTATGATGGATTTGCTATCTTTTCTGCAGATACGAAGGTTGCATCCCAAACCAACCCAGTAACGTTAAAAGTAGTTGAGACTATAGGAGCGGGGCATGTCGCAGCAAATAGCGTCAGAAGCGGTACTGCTATTCGCATCATGACAGGTGCAAAGATTCCAGAGGGTGCAGACGCTGTAATCATGCTCGAACTTGTAAAAGAAATGACAAATCAAGAAACATCTTATATAGAAATAAAAAGATCTGTAAAAAAAGATGGAAATATCTCTTTCCAAGGTGAAGATACAAAGCAAGGAAAGCTATTAGTGAAAGCAGGTACAAAAATCACACCCGGTATTGTTGCGATTCTTGCGACATTTGGCTATCACCTAGTACCTGTATATAAAAGGCCTGTCGTCGGAATTCTTTCAACAGGAACTGAACTTCTCGATGTACATGAAGAACTTCAGCCTGGAAAGATTAGAAACAGCAATGCTTACATGACCGCAGCACAAGTAAGAGCAATGGGGGCAGAGGTGAAGTTATATCAACACAGAGAAGATGATTTTGATTCTCTGTATCAAAGTATAAAAGAATGTCTGAAAGAGACAGATATTTTGATAACAACGGGTGGTGTATCTGTTGGTGACTATGACTACCTTCCTGCGATCTATGAAAAGTTAGGAGCAGAAGTGCTGTTTAATAAAATCGCTATGCGGCCTGGCAGCGTGACAACTGTAGCTGTGCACGAAGGTAATTGGCTGTTTGGTCTTTCTGGAAACCCATCAGCTTGCTTTGTAGGTGCTGAACTGTTTGTAAGGCCAGTGATTTTATCAGGCATGAAGATGCATAAACCGCATTGCGCTGTCACAAAAGCCACACTAGCAAGTGATTTTCCTAAACCTAATCCTTTCACTCGATTTGTAAGAGCTACTTTAACAGAAGAATATGATAGGAAAATCGTGACTCCTGCTGGTCTGGATAAATCGAGCTCCGTCTCATCACTCATCGAAGCAAATTGTTTGATCATCCTGCCAGGTGGTACAAGAGGGTGGGAAAAAGGAAGTGAGGTTGCTGTTCTTACATGGCGTGGAGAAGGGAGTGCATGGCCTTGGAACCACCCGTTATTCTCCAAGTCGTCGGTTACCAAAACAGCGGAAAAACAACTTTAA